One genomic region from Candidatus Methylomirabilota bacterium encodes:
- a CDS encoding helix-turn-helix domain-containing protein yields the protein MSRNTPRTADYRALADFRHQLRRFLVRREQAARAAGIEARHYQLLLELKAFDGRDEATVGALAERLQIRHHSAVGLIDRLAARGLVRRRRAESDRRRVLVELTPAGEAKLRKLAAYSLSELRREGPELVKILKRLTQGGPGT from the coding sequence GTGTCCCGGAACACGCCGCGGACCGCCGACTACCGGGCGCTGGCCGACTTCCGCCACCAGCTCCGCAGATTCCTCGTGCGGCGGGAACAGGCCGCGCGCGCCGCGGGCATCGAGGCCAGGCACTATCAGCTGCTGCTCGAGCTCAAGGCGTTCGATGGACGGGACGAGGCCACGGTCGGCGCGCTCGCCGAGCGGCTGCAGATCCGCCATCACAGCGCGGTCGGGCTCATCGACCGGCTCGCCGCCCGGGGCCTCGTGCGGCGGCGCCGCGCGGAGTCGGACCGGCGGCGCGTGCTGGTCGAGCTCACGCCGGCGGGGGAGGCGAAGCTGAGGAAGCTGGCGGCGTACTCGCTCTCGGAGCTCCGGCGCGAAGGGCCGGAGCTGGTGAAGATCCTGAAGCGCCTCACACAGGGAGGACCCGGCACATGA